Proteins from a single region of Hordeum vulgare subsp. vulgare chromosome 6H, MorexV3_pseudomolecules_assembly, whole genome shotgun sequence:
- the LOC123403630 gene encoding UDP-glycosyltransferase 92A1-like: MATTSTKHVVLFPFPGQGHLAAFLQVARLLRRALPGDVKITIVSTPRNVAALRASSSASPSSSVISFHALPFVPADHGLPAECESTSFLPPPKFLILFEAFESLEPAFDAYVSGLVEDKDDCVVIADVFVAWTVRVARRRRCEHAILVSCGALGTAILHALWKNMPALPFHDDGQLLRLPEHPEVELHRSQLSQAFLSGPSPGMDRVTAYLHRQIRHGYLTDAVLVNTVEELEPTGLAMVRRTLGSKVPVWPIGALVRDGSSPEMAPSETDAAVMHWLDSQQKASVLYISFGSQNSILPKQMMELATALESTGRPFIWAFRPPMGFDVDGGEECLPKGFEARARAASRGLLLHGWAPQVRILAHGSTGAFLSHCGWNSVLESLTHGVPIIGWPLSAEQFYNVTMLAEEWGACVELTRGNDPKSPVAESREVAEVIETVMGDTAMRRRVSEVREVMRRAWAEDGGSSRAALGEFFTAMNLCAAYRRPRRHAACILAD; this comes from the coding sequence ATGGCCACGACCAGCACCAAGCACGTCGTTCTGTTCCCCTTCCCCGGCCAGGGCCACCTCGCCGCCTTCCTACAAGTCGCGCGGCTCCTCCGCCGAGCCCTCCCCGGCGACGTCAAGATTACCATCGTCTCAACCCCGCGCAACGTTGCCGCCCTACGCGCTTCCtcctccgcgtcgccctcgtcctcGGTCATCAGCTTCCACGCGCTGCCGTTCGTCCCGGCCGACCACGGCCTCCCAGCCGAATGCGAGTCGACCAGCTTCCTCCCGCCCCCGAAGTTCCTCATCCTCTTCGAGGCCTTCGAGTCGCTCGAGCCTGCCTTCGACGCCTACGTCTCCGGCCTCGTCGAGGACAAGGACGACTGCGTCGTCATCGCCGACGTGTTCGTGGCGTGGACGGTGCGCGTCGCGCGCCGGCGCCGGTGCGAGCACGCTATCCTCGTGTCCTGCGGCGCGCTCGGCACGGCCATCCTGCACGCCCTGTGGAAGAACATGCCGGCGCTGCCTTTCCACGACGACGGCCAGCTGCTCCGCCTGCCCGAGCACCCGGAGGTGGAGCTCCACCGGTCCCAGCTGTCGCAAGCGTTCCTCTCTGGCCCGTCTCCTGGCATGGACCGAGTGACTGCGTACTTGCACCGGCAGATACGGCATGGGTACCTGACGGACGCGGTGCTGGTGAACACGGTAGAGGAGCTGGAGCCCACTGGACTGGCCATGGTGCGCCGCACTCTCGGCAGCAAGGTCCCGGTCTGGCCCATCGGCGCTCTCGTCCGCGATGGTTCCAGTCCGGAGATGGCCCCGTCCGAGACCGACGCCGCCGTCATGCACTGGCTGGACTCGCAGCAGAAGGCATCCGTTCTGTACATCTCGTTCGGGTCGCAGAACTCGATACTTCCGAAGCAGATGATGGAGCTGGCCACGGCACTGGAGTCCACCGGCCGGCCTTTTATCTGGGCCTTCCGTCCGCCGATGGGATTCGACGTAGACGGCGGCGAAGAGTGTTTGCCGAAGGGGTTCGAAGCGCGGGCGCGCGCTGCCAGCCGCGGCCTCCTGCTCCATGGATGGGCGCCGCAGGTGAGGATCCTCGCGCATGGCTCCACGGGGGCGTTCCTGAGCCACTGCGGGTGGAACTCGGTGCTGGAGAGCCTGACGCACGGCGTGCCCATCATCGGGTGGCCGCTCTCGGCGGAGCAGTTCTACAATGTCACGATGCTGGCGGAGGAGTGGGGCGCGTGCGTGGAGCTGACGCGGGGGAACGACCCGAAGAGCCCGGTAGCGGAGAGCCGCGAGGTGGCGGAGGTGATCGAGACGGTGATGGGGGACACGGCGATGCGGCGGCGGGTGTCGGAGGTCCGAGAGGTGATGAGGAGGGCGTGGGCGGAGGATGGCGGATCTTCCAGGGCGGCACTCGGGGAGTTCTTCACAGCCATGAACCTCTGTGCTGCGTACCGGCGACCGCGACGCCATGCAGCGTGCATCTTAGCAGATTGA